Proteins from a single region of Hordeum vulgare subsp. vulgare chromosome 6H, MorexV3_pseudomolecules_assembly, whole genome shotgun sequence:
- the LOC123405967 gene encoding glucan endo-1,3-beta-glucosidase 6, with translation MGSRPRSGSGGAAAALFVAVAVALVVVSWSAAGVGAIGANWGTQASHPLPPDTVVKMLKDNGFQKVKLFDAEDGTMSALRKSGLEVMVGIPNELLMNMATSMKAADKWVEKNVSHYLNKGCNVRYVAVGNEPFLSTYNGSFLQTTFPALKNIQSALVRAGLSSQIKVTVPQNADVYDTSTGKPSDGDFRTDIHDKILEIVKFLSDNSGVFTVNIYPFISLYIDPNFPAEYAFFDGRSQPVVDGSATYTNMFDANHDTLIWALKKNGYGNLPIVIGEIGWPTDGDMNANAQLAQRFNQGFMTHIATGRGTPMRPGPIDAYLFSLIDEDDKSIQPGNFERHWGIFTYDGIPKYQLNFGVPNSEIKRASGVKYLDKKWCVLKPTVSLDDPKLPDTVSYACSRADCTSLGYRTSCGMLDIRSNISYAYNSFYQKNDQDDVACGFSGYATTTGQDPSTGTCRFGIMIEVDSAYSWKPRLVRSNYLLVLLLALVHLCVSSS, from the exons ATGGGTTCTCGTCCTCGGTCCGGCAGTGGGGGAGCCGCGGCGGCGCTCttcgtggcggtggcggtggcgctgGTGGTGGTCTCCTGGTCGGCGGCGGGGGTGGGCGCGATAGGTGCCAACTGGGGCACGCAGGCGAGCCACCCGCTGCCGCCGGACACGGTGGTGAAGATGCTCAAGGACAACGGGTTCCAGAAGGTGAAGCTGTTCGACGCCGAGGACGGCACCATGAGCGCCCTCAGGAAGAGCGGCCTGGAGGTCATGGTCGGCATCCCCAACGAGCTGCTCATGAACATGGCCACCAGCATGAAGGCCGCCGACAAGTGGGTCGAGAAGAACGTCTCCCACTACCTCAACAAAGGCTGCAACGTCAG GTATGTTGCGGTTGGTAATGAGCCTTTCCTGTCGACATACAATGGAAGCTTTCTGCAAACTACTTTTCCTGCCCTCAAAAACATACAAAGTGCACTTGTGAGGGCTGGGTTGAGCAGTCAAATCAAAGTAACTGTTCCTCAGAATGCTGATGTCTACGATACATCAACTGGCAAGCCTTCTGACGGGGATTTTCGCACAGATATTCACGATAAGATACTCGAAATTGTGAAGTTTCTGAGTGATAATAGCGGTGTTTTTACTGTCAACATCTACCCTTTCATAAGCCTCTACATTGATCCAAACTTCCCCGCCGAGTATGCTTTCTTTGACGGGCGCTCACAGCCCGTTGTTGATGGCTCTGCAACATATACAAACATGTTTGATGCAAACCACGACACACTCATCTGGGCTCTGAAGAAGAATGGATATGGGAATCTGCCGATCGTTATTGGGGAGATAGGCTGGCCAACTGATGGTGACATGAACGCAAATGCTCAGCTCGCCCAGCGCTTCAACCAAGGCTTCATGACACACATCGCCACTGGGCGAGGGACACCGATGAGGCCTGGACCGATTGACGCTTACTTATTCAGTCTGATCGATGAAGATGACAAGAGCATACAGCCAGGGAATTTCGAGCGCCACTGGGGGATCTTCACATACGATGGCATCCCAAAGTATCAACTGAACTTCGGTGTGCCAAATTcagagatcaaaagagcaagcgGCGTGAAGTACCTTGACAAGAAATGGTGTGTGCTGAAGCCTACTGTCAGCCTCGACGACCCAAAGCTTCCAGACACGGTGAGCTACGCGTGCTCCAGGGCAGACTGCACCAGCCTTGGCTACAGGACTTCTTGCGGGATGCTGGACATCCGGAGCAACATCTCGTACGCCTACAACAGCTTCTACCAGAAGAACGATCAAGACGACGTGGCCTGTGGCTTCTCAGGCTATGCAACGACCACCGGCCAAGACCCCAGCACCGGGACATGCAGGTTCGGGATCATGATCGAGGTCGACTCGGCCTACTCGTGGAAGCCGCGGCTGGTCCGGAGCAACTACCTCCTGGTGCTTCTCCTTGCACTTGTTCACCTGTGTGTGTCATCCTCATAG